In the genome of Cryptomeria japonica chromosome 8, Sugi_1.0, whole genome shotgun sequence, one region contains:
- the LOC131061487 gene encoding probable inorganic phosphate transporter 1-8: MAKKQLDVLTALDAAKTQWYHFTAIVIAGMGFFTDAYDLFCITTVTKLLGRIYYADAPNVPGILPMSVASAVTGVALCGTLVGQLFFGWMGDKLGRKKVYGITLMLMFVCSISQGLSFSSSRKGVMATLCFFRFWLGFGIGGDYPLSATIMSEYANKKTRGAFLAAVFAMQGFGILAGGIVSLIVSAAFRKYEADVSHNLAVHESDYVWRIILMFGALPAALTFYWRMKMPETARYTALVAKNASKAAVDMARVMKVDIEDNQSNMQSNEPEFGLFSVRFLRRHGRHLLGTTSTWFLLDIAFYSQNLFQKDMFKAVGWIPKSGEMGAIQEVYTIAWAQVRIAIFSIIPGYWFTVFLIDHIGRFVIQLIGFFFMSAFMLVLAIMYDYWRGHKYGFLVMYAFTFFFANFGPNSTTFIVPAELFPARFRSTCHGISAAMGKAGAIVGAFGAGYLAQDDKHRKTALLILAFTNALGYVFTFLVPETNGRSLEEISGENDDVEDKDRDPTIPYTVSV, translated from the coding sequence ATGGCGAAGAAGCAGCTGGATGTGCTGACGGCTCTGGACGCGGCAAAAACACAATGGTACCATTTCACGGCCATTGTAATTGCCGGAATGGGCTTCTTTACCGACGCCTACGATCTCTTCTGCATTACTACTGTCACCAAACTGCTGGGTCGAATCTATTACGCAGACGCGCCCAATGTTCCCGGCATTCTACCCATGTCAGTTGCGTCTGCGGTCACGGGGGTGGCCTTGTGCGGAACTTTGGTGGGGCAGCTCTTCTTCGGGTGGATGGGCGACAAACTGGGACGGAAGAAAGTGTACGGAATAACGCTGATGCTCATGTTCGTCTGCTCCATCTCCCAAGGTCTCTCCTTCAGCAGCTCCAGGAAAGGCGTGATGGCCACGCTCTGTTTCTTCAGATTCTGGCTGGGCTTCGGCATTGGGGGAGATTATCCCTTGTCCGCCACCATCATGTCTGAGTACGCCAACAAGAAGACCAGAGGAGCCTTCCTCGCCGCCGTCTTCGCAATGCAAGGCTTTGGCATCCTCGCGGGTGGAATAGTATCTCTCATCGTGTCCGCCGCATTTAGAAAGTATGAGGCAGACGTTTCACACAACCTAGCAGTCCATGAATCAGACTACGTGTGGAGAATTATCCTAATGTTCGGCGCACTACCGGCGGCGCTTACGTTCTACTGGCGAATGAAGATGCCTGAGACGGCGCGCTACACGGCCCTGGTCGCCAAGAACGCAAGCAAAGCGGCAGTGGACATGGCGAGAGTTATGAAGGTCGACATCGAAGATAACCAAAGCAATATGCAGTCGAACGAGCCGGAATTCGGATTGTTTTCAGTCCGATTCTTGAGACGCCACGGCCGACACCTTCTGGGCACCACTTCCACCTGGTTCCTCCTGGACATCGCCTTCTACAGCCAAAACCTGTTTCAGAAGGATATGTTCAAGGCCGTCGGCTGGATTCCAAAATCAGGGGAGATGGGAGCCATACAAGAGGTATATACGATCGCATGGGCACAGGTGAGAATTGCGATTTTTTCAATAATCCCGGGGTACTGGTTCACGGTATTCCTGATCGACCACATAGGTCGCTTTGTCATTCAACTCATCGGCTTCTTCTTCATGTCCGCCTTCATGTTGGTGCTCGCTATCATGTACGACTATTGGCGAGGTCACAAGTACGGGTTCCTTGTGATGTATGCATTCACCTTTTTCTTCGCTAACTTCGGGCCCAACAGCACCACATTCATTGTCCCGGCAGAGCTTTTTCCCGCGCGATTCCGGTCGACCTGTCACGGCATATCCGCTGCGATGGGAAAAGCAGGGGCCATCGTTGGCGCTTTTGGCGCTGGCTATCTTGCTCAAGACGATAAGCACCGCAAGACGGCTCTGTTGATACTCGCATTTACCAATGCTCTGGGTTATGTTTTCACGTTTCTTGTGCCTGAAACAAATGGCAGATCCCTCGAAGAAATCTCTGGAGAAAATGATGATGTGGAAGACAAGGACAGGGACCCTACAATTCCATACACCGTCAGTGTGTAG